Part of the Pseudobacteriovorax antillogorgiicola genome, TGATCATGGGAGCAACGGCTTTCTTAGCTGACTCTGCGCGACAGCTTTCCTAGTTTATCTAGAACACGCTCTCCCGAGCGTGTTCTCACCTTACAAGATCTGGTCCGTGCGACTAACCCACAATTTATTTGAGAGCACCGAGAAAGTCTCCCTTACCAAGCTCAACCCCATTATGACGAAGAATGTTGTAGGCAGTGGTTATATGAAAGTAAAAATTGGGTAGCAAGAAGGAAAGAAGAAATGACTGGCCCTGAAAGGTCATTGTTTCTTTGCGAAGAGGCACTTCGATAACTCTTGCTTCAGAGCCATCGATCTGGTCTGGAGTGAAGTCACTAATGTAGCTCTTGGCATCATTCACCCTATCGATGAGGTCTTGAAAGCTGGTCTCGTTATCCTCCCGTTTGCTTGGCTCCACCCCAGCGAGTCTCGCAATCCCCCGTCGCGGTATGTCGGTTCCAATCTGAACCTGTCTCAACAGTGGAAACATATTAGGGTAGAGACGACTACCAAGGAGAACGGAAGGATCGATGCCCTTGGCATCAGCATACTCCTGGCCTTTATTCAAGATATTGATGAGGTTGGCAAACCCATGGATAACCGGCGGCACAGAAGCTTGGTACATAGATAGTGTCATCGTAGATTGCTCCATCTTGTTTTTAAAACCCTATCTTAGGCCCCTTCCGTTACCAACGCAATCAGCCATTGCAATGCACAAGCACAGGGAAAAGCACACTTTGCTTCTCCCCTTTTCTTTAGTCACGGCTTTGCAACTTAGACAAGAGTCTCAGGATTTCTAGATATAACCAGATGAGAGTGACAAGCAAGCCAAATGCACCGAACCACTCCATGTATTTTGGAGCACCGCTTTCGGCACCTGCTTCAATAAAATCGAAGTCCATGACAAGATTCAATGCTGCAATGACCACAACGAATAAACTGAAACCGATTCCTATGGCTCCTGACTCATGGATATAAGGGACTGTAACACCAAAAAACCCTAAAATAATCTGCAGCAAGTAAAACAAGGCGATACCACCAGTAGCAGCTGTAATTCCCAACTTGAAATTTTCCGTCGCCTTGATCAAACCAGATTTATAAGCCATCAGAAGGGCAATAAACACCATCATCGTGAGCCCTACCGCCTGAACGACAATTCCAGGGAACCTAAGCTCAAACATTGCTGAAATACCACCAAGAAATAGCCCTTCAAGACCCGCATAGAGAGGCACTGTATATGGCGACCACTGCTTCTTGAATATGGTAACCAGGGCAACGATAAACCCTCCAATCGAACCTCCCCAGATATAGCCCATAGGAGGGACTGGTTCCGCCTGACCGAAAAAACGCTCCCAGACAAACATGGCGGCAATCAGCAGAATCATTCCAGATATGAAGCACTTATTAACAGTTCCATTCAGAGTCATGACATCTGTGCTTCTCTGGGAGTAGGGAACTGAAAACGTGTCTTGTTTTAATGCCGGATTTCCCGATCTCATCATTGTTGAAAACCTTCCTTACCTTCGAGGTGGGTACTTATAACCATTTCAATGCTCTATCTTAGCTCTGCTATCGGAACATCGCAATGGAATCGTAAGTAAAAGGCCGATGACTTTAGGGGACTGTGAAGGGTTGGCTAGCTATGCAAAGTATAAAAATGAACCTACCACCATCATAAATGTGACTACAATGGATAGGTCCGTATGTTTCGCTAAAAATTTCAGTAGATATTTTGTCTGTTTCATTCATTCCCCCTTACACCTACGAGACGAATCAAGGCCGACAATATTGCAAGTCCTACCTACTCCAGGCTTTGAATTAGAACGATCACTAACATGTATATTGTTGCTGAATAGAAGCACTTTAACTCCACTTATCAGGCTGTTAGCACGCCCATAAGACTGATTTTTAGGCAAATCCCAGATTTCGCAACTAATGCTCTTGTTTAGCCCTACCCCTAAGTGGTAGGATAAGCATGCCATTTAGGCGTAAAAAGAATCAAAATATGGAATCATTATGAAACCTTATCTTACACTTACCCTTCTTAGCCTGATCGTCGCATGCGGTTCAAATAACGGTCCTAGCAACGATGAGGCTCCTGATGGGACGGCTCCTCAGGCAGACCTCGTAGAGAGCAAAAACTGCGAGTCAGTCACATGCCAGGCAGAGGCAGAAGTTTTACGCGCTCTGAACCAGAAACGAACTGAGCTAGGGCTTGCCCCACTCTCTTGGTCAGAAGAACTTAGTTACGGTGCACGGGTATGGTCCGACCAGCAGGCGTCTGCTAGCCAAATCTCCCATGATGGTTTTCCAGAGCGAAGGCTTCACTCCATTCAATCAATGTACCCAGATTTTGAAGAGTTCCTTTCCGCTGAAAACGTTGCTATGACCTACTCCTCCTCTGCAGAGGGACTAGCCATTGGTCAGCAGTTTTTCCAAATGTGGTGGAATAGCAAGGGCCATCAGCAAAATATGCTTGGCAACCATAGTTCTATCGGGGTGGGCATCGTCGCCAAAGGTAATGGGTACTACGGCACCCAACTTTTCTTTTACTAAGGCAGGTCTGAGTGATTGTTATAACTCCCTCCCCCAAGACCCTTTACTCTTTGTGATCCTTTCCGATAATTCCCTCAGGAGGTCACAAAGAATTGCCACCAATATACCGGGTAATGCTATCGATTTTAGCGATTAGCTACCTGTTCCGAACGAACTGGGCCGTGGCCCAAAGCCACAATGTTGTCAAAGGAGTCGCTGACCTAAGGTCTTCGGATTTTTCCGACGGCAAGGTGATTCCATTATCCGGGCAGTGGGAGTTCTATTGGCAGCAATTGGTACCCGGAGTGGCCGTTGATGACCTTTCAGATATAGATTCTAAGGATTTTATTGAGGTTCCGGGAAGTTGGGGGCGATCTGATCAACGGAGCACCTATGGCTATGGTACCTATCGAATCCGGGTAGATCTTGACAAGATTCAAACTCTAGCGATTCGTTGGCCCACAATTTACTCATCAGCTAGGATCTTCATCGACGATCTTAAAATTCTAGATATTGGCAAAGTTGCAGACAAACCTGACCAACACATAATGCAATTGTCAGAACGAGCGATTAGCTTTCAACCCGAGAATCCCTCATTTTACTTAACGATACAAGTAACTAACTATGATATGTTCCTTGCTGGCTTAGCCAAGGCGACCATCGAAATCGGTTCACCCGAAGTCATATTTGCTAAGAATGAGAAGATAACCGCGTCGACTATGTTCCTAATCGGCTGCCTTTTTATGATGGGGATCTATCATTTTTGCTTGTTTGCACTTCGTCGTAAATCAAAATCTGCCGCTTACTTTGGAGCAAGCTGTCTTTTAATCGCTGCTTACACCTTGGTCGCAAGGGGTCGGCCCATAATCGTGTTTCTTCCCCACATTACGTCCAAAGAGCAAATTTTTCTGTTCAATCTATGGCTTCTCTCAATTCCCTCATTTCTATATTTTACCAACGAAATTATCCCTCGGTCCATCCCGAGACGATTTATACAATCAGTCGCCTGGTTTAAAGGGGTCTATCTCGCTTCTATATTTGTTCTTGAGACTAAGGTCTTCTTAAACTTGTCCGTCATCGCTCAGGTTGTAGCCCTCATTAGTATGATATTTATATTTAAAGCATCCATCAAAGGCGTGTTTCAGAGAATCGAAGGGGCTCGGCTATTTCTTATGGGACTCCTTGTGTTACTAATTTCTACAGTGAACGACATGGCATTAGCGAGAGCCCTGATCCAGTCTATCCCTCTTGGAGCTACCGGCCTCTTCGCCTTCATCTTTTGCCAATCATTTTTATTGGCAAAAAGATTTTCAAATGCTTTTACAAGGGTTAGCCGCTCGGAGCGCAAGATTCGTCAGCTTTCTGGCGACCTCAAGAGTGAGCGTGACCATGTGATACAGCTCAATGAAACCTTAGAGCAACGTGTCGAAGAGCAAACGAGGGATATCCGCTCATTCATGACCAACCTTGAAATGGGAATATTTGCCATTCAAGGAGACAGTTTGGAGATTCATGGCGATATCTCAGATCACATGAAAGTCCTATTTGATGCTGAAAGCTTCGAAGGCGTGAATATTTGTAGCCTGCTTTTTGAACAGAGTCACCTTGATTCCAATGAACAGAATCTGGCTAAAAATGTTCTCGTAGCAGCAATGGGAGAAGATCTCTTGGCTTTTGAAACCAATAGCCACGGCCTACCTTATGAAGTAGAGCGCCAAAACAAAAACGGTGAATCTCAGATTTTAGAACTCTCTTGGAACCCCATTGTCAACGACGACGATATTGTCAACAAGATCCTAGTTACAGTACGAGACGTAACCCTTATACGATCCTTAGAAGAAGAAGCCCTAACTAAAGAAGAAGACCTTCAGTTCATAGGCGAGCTATTGAACATAGATCCTGCAAAATTCAGGCGTTTTATAGATGACTGTTATGAGTTTGTCAGCGAAAATAGAAAGCTTATTAACTCAAAAAGTATACAAGAAAAAGATATGGAAGCCCTCAAGGTTCTATTTATCAATATGCATACTATGAAAGGAGCCGCAAGATCTCTGTACCTCAAAAAGATGACACAGGTATTCCATGAAACTGAACAATACTATGCAACCTTGCAAACAGATGCAAACATTGAATGGAGCATCGATAAGATGAACTCCGACCTTGACGAGGTCGTCGATATCATTCGGTCATACGAGAACTTGAGTAAGAATAAGCTAGGAAGGGATTTCGATGGTGAGCCACACATCGAATTTAGCGAGTCTGAAGTAGAAAAGATGCTTCACCTTATGACTCGATTCGAAAACGAAGAACCTATCAGCCTAGGCAATGATCACCTCTCCTTGCACAAGACGATATTTGAGCGGCTATATCTTAGACGCCAGCAAGTGATCGCAGAATCGTGCCAAGTTCTTCCCGCTCTGGCTAAGGACTTAGGCAAAAACAATCCGCGACTGATGATAGAAGACAATGAAATTTACATGAACTCCGTTGGTGAAGATATTCTTCGCAAGGTATTCGTCCATATTCTCAGAAATTCTATGGACCATGGCATTGAACCTCCTGATGTCAGGAGTGCCATTGGTAAAGATCCCGTCGGCAACATTTCCATAAGGATGACTTGGGAAACCTCAAAAGTCACCATCAGCTATCGCGACGATGGAGCTGGCCTTGACTTACAAAAGATTTCTAAAATGGCCATCCATCGAGGTGTCCTGAGCGAAGACAATGCAGGAACACCATACCAAGTAGCACAGTGTATTTTCAACGCTGGATTCTCAACCGCCAAGCAAGTGAACGATATTTCAGGTCGGGGAGTGGGCATGGGTGCCATTAAGAAGTTCATCGAAGATGCTGAAGGCACCATCGAGATCAGTCTCGACCAACCTATCGCCGGGAGACAAAATCGCTCTTTCGCCTTTCTCATTGAACTTCCTCAGAATCTCTTCGCCCGTTATAAAGATTTCAAAGGCCAGCAAAACGTCGCATAGCCTTGTTTAAGCTGTCTTCAATGAATTGCAGTGCCTCGATCACGAGGCCAAAGAATAGACTATCAGACCCACAAAAATCAGCAAAAACCCTATCATCAGAGGCGTTTCGTAGCGATCTAATATTTTCTCTAATCTAGAGCCAAACACCCGAACAAGGGCAGCAAGCCCAAAGTAACGAATCCCTCTAGAGATCGCAATCACAGCAATAAAGCCGTCAAGCCTCATGCCGATCAGTCCAGCTGATAAAGTCCCCAACTGGAACGGAACAGGAGTCACTCCAACGAGAAAAAGAGACCAGTAGCATTGGTCCTCTAAATCGGCTTTTATCCCCTCAAATTCTTTCAACAGCTCAAAGTATTTAAGGATAGGCTCTAGAATAGGCTCGAACATCGAATAGGCAAGTCCATAAGCAGCAATTCCACCTAGAACAGATCCAAGAGTCAGCATTCCAGCCATCAGCCATACTTCTCGATGACGGCGAGCCATGATAGGTATAAAAGTGGCTCAATAGCTATAAAAAGTACTGTATTCTCAAGAAACGAAAGGACCACCAACCAAAATGGCATCCAGCGGGAGCGAACCGCTCGATAGATCGAGTGTTTAATCGTATCCTTGTTGTGTCAAGCCGCCTGCCTGATCAGCCATCATGATCCCCTGAGTTGAAGCACAATTGGAAAACCAACAGTAGTTCGCTAGGCTAAAAAAGACAAATCCCAAAACAAAGTCTTTTTTATTGTATCTATGATAGCTTGATGACCTTTTCATTTGAGGCGTGTACCAAAGTCGAAGAGATAATGAAGCTAGGGAGTAGTAAGCTCCCCTCAAGGTATTCAGGTTGGATTCATGTCAAAGCTACTCTAGCAGTTGCACTGACAAACAGACATTTGACCCGGAACAGTCGTCCACCAACCTCCTGTGGATTGACCACCTACAAGGACTGCCCTCGCCCCTACCCTTGTCTGGAAATCTTTAAGATGCTAAGCCTGTTTTTCCGCGAGCTCTACGTCCTGACTCTCATATACTTCGGGTAGATCTAGTTCTTGTTCGCAATCAACAAGTATCGTTCCTGGTTTTGATAAGAGGTAGCTGAAGCTAGCTTTTAAAGACGGTGATTTTTTCAAGTCATCCCTCAACTCTCGCAGCACATGAAAGTTGATATCCATCACTTTTTGGCTTTCCAAAGGCTTGACTAATCCATAGACGATGGGCTCATCTTTAACTTTGTAGCTCCCAAACATCTGATCCCAAATTGAAAAAATAGCACCATAGTTAGTGTCCAGGTACTGTTGATTCGAACCATGGTGAACACGATGCAAACCTGGAGTGACGAAAATTCTAGAAAGCCATTCAAGGCGATCGTTGTCTAGATTAGTATGGACCCAAACCTGATATATTCGTGACCAAATCTTTATAATTACTATCATAAGAGCTGGAACCCCCATCAATGCAAGCGGCGCTAGAAAAATCCAACGATAGACCGCTTCAATAAATGACAGGCGACCTGTAACACTGAGGTTAAACTCACTTGAGCTATGATGCACACTGTGGAAGCCCCACACGGCATTTACTTCGTGACCACAACGATGATCCCAGTAGTAAACAAAGTCGACAAGAATAAAGGCTGCAAGCCAAACCAGCCCTGAGTCCATTGATAAAACCCCGAATGGGCTCCATTGATTCAGACCACTCCACATGAAGAACGCCAAGGCATCAAGAATCAATAACCTGGCACCAAGATACAGAGCCATGACTTTATAGTTCGCAAGAGTCTCCCCCCTGCTTATCTTGATCCTATGGCTGCGAAAGCTAAGGTAGACATCGAGTATCTGACTTCCCAGAAGAAAGAACAGACCGAACACCTTCAGGGAATCCAAATTGAACAAAAAATCCATTAGCAAATCTCCAGCGAAATATGTGAGTCTCACTGGCGTCAAATGCAAACTTCATTCGACTCATGGCCACCTAATATCATTGCCTTTTTTCCAGAGATGGCTTCCTAACATTTATTCAGTTGTTCAATTTAGTGACAGATTTGCTTGAAAAATCTCTTTCCCTGTTTGGAAAATTTGAAGTTCCGGCACAGGAAATTTAAAGCATAACCTATAGCCCGCTAATATTACTTACAATTCAATGATTGCTGGAATCTACTTAGGAGAGAGCCTTTTCATGAGCCAATGGGACCTCTAGCCCGGACTATGAGATGCGACCAACCCAGCACCGTGGTGTGGGTGTTTGGTCACGCTTGAAAATCAGACGAGAGGCCTAGACTGGACATCATCAGTTTGAGATGAAATCCAGTGCTCTATTTGGCAGATGGAGCAAACTTTGTTAAGACGATGCCTTCTACTGCCGACTTGTATTCGTCAACAGTCGGCACTCTACCAAGAATCGTTGAAAGCACGACAACCGGCGTGGACGCCAGTAGGGACTCCCCTTTTTTCTCCGCAGAATCCTCAACAACCCGCCCTTGAAACAAACGAGTTGAGGTAGCCATTACAGTATCGCCTTTCGCAGCTTTTTCCTGGTTTCCCATGCAGAGATTACAACCGGGGCGCTCAAGGTACATCATGTTCTCATACTCAACCCGAGCAGAGCTTTTTGGAGAGCTATCATCGAACTCAAACCCTGAATATTTCTGAAGGACGTCCCAATCCCCTTCAGCCTTTAGTTCGTCAACAATATTATAAGTCGGTGGTGCAACAACTAGTGGAGCCTTGAACTCTACTTTGCCATGCTGCTTTTCAATGTTCCTAAGCATTTGAGAGAGAATTTTCAAATCGCCTTTGTGAACCATACAGGAGCCAATAAAGCCTAAATCAACGGTTTTTTCGCCTTTATAGTAGGAAATGGACCTTAAAGTATCGTGGGTGTAGCGCTTTGAAACGTCTTCGTTATGAACATCTGGATCTGCAATCACCGGCTCGTCGATCTGATCCAAATCTACAACGAACTCAGCAGCGTAATTCGCACTCTCGTCAGGCGAAAGCGCAGGCACCTCGCCAGACTTGATTTCGGCAATGCGCTGATCGGCTTTTGCAATAAGACCTCTTAAATCTTCAGCATGGTTATCCATACCCTTGTCGATCATGATCTGAATGCGACTTTTGGCAATTTCTAGTGATTCTATAAGGGCTTCATCTTTCGAGATGCAAATCGAAGCTTTGGCTTTCATCTCCGCAGTCCAGTCAGTAAAGGTAAAAGCCTGGTCAGCAAGGAGAGTTTCAAGATGCACTTCGATAATCCGGCCTTGGAAGACATTCTCACCGAACTCTTTGAGCATCTGTGCCTGAGTCCCATGAACGACATCCCTAAAGTCCATATGATCCTTTAGCGCCCCCTTAAACGTAACTTTCACAGACTCTGGAATCGGCATCGAGACTTCACCGGTAGCCAAGGCTAGAGCCACTGTGCCCGAGTCGGCACCAAAAGCAACCCCTTTCGACATTCGCGTATGGGAGTCTCCACCGATGATGATCGCCCGATCGTCCACTGTTAGATCGTTCAGAACTTTGTGAATAACATCCGTCAGCGGATGATATTTACCCTCAGGGTGTCTCGCAGTGATGAGACCAAATCGATTCATGAAACTCATCAACTTAGGGATATTTTGCTGAGCCTTACGATCCCATACAGAAGCCGTGTGGCAACCGGATTGATAACCAACGTCCAAAGTCGGAGCGATGACGGTAGCAGCCATAGACTCAAGTTCCTGGGCTGTCATCAAGCCCGTGGTATCCTGAGAACCAACTATATTTACCTTAACCCTAACATCAGATCCGGCATGAAGAACCTTACCTTCAGTGACATCCATAGCATTGCGGTTGAATATCTTCTCAACGGCTGTTAGCCCTTGACCAACATGTGAGATTTCTTTCGATGATGCAAAAACTGATTGCAACTCCTTGCCTAGTGTTGCAGCCGCGAAGCCCTGTAGCTTCTTACCAAAAACCACCGCGTAGGACCCACCAGCTCGAATGGATTCTAGTTTTTGTGGAGTTAACGCTGAGGAAATGTCGATTAGCTCGTCATCTCCTCTGTAGAGCTTTTTGGTTTTGGTGTTGATCGTGAATACAGTTCCTGTTTCTACAGAATACACTTGTTCCAAAACAGGATCGCCGTTTTCGTCAAGAACAGCCTTGCCATCATTACCTACTTTTTTCACCCAGTTTTTAAGGTCAATACCAATGCCCCCAGTAACATTGACCGTCGTCAAGAATATAGGGGAAATACCGTTGGTCCCCCCAACAATGGGAGCGATATTGATAAAAGGCACATACGGGCTAGCCTGTTTGCCAGTCCAGAGAGCCACGTTGTTCACACCTGACATACGCGAAGAACCAACTCCCATCGTGCCCTTCTCAGCGACGAGCATAACTCTTTTATCAGGGTGCTCTTCCTGTAACTGACGAATCTTGGCCTGGGCGTCCTCGGAGATCATGCACTTACCATGAAGCTCTCGATCAGAGCGTGAGTGCGCTTGATTCCCCGGCGATAGCAAGTCAGTGGAAATATCACCCTCAGCTGCTACAAAGGAGACCACCTTAATCTCTTCATCAACTTCTGGAAGTTTTGTGAAGAAGTCGGCCTGGGCATAGCTTTCTAGGATCTCTTTCGCTAATTGATTGCCAGCCTCGTAGGCCTCCTTGAGTCGTTGGGTATCGGCCTCGTAAAGGAAAACCTGGGTTTTTAAGACATCAGCCGCGTTTTTTGCAATGTATGCTTCGTCACCGAGAGCAAGGTCGAGGAGAACCTCGATCGAAGGCCCACCTTTCATATGGGAAAGTAGCTCAAAGGCAAACGAGGCGTCAATTTCAGGAATCTGAGCCTCACCAAGAATGATTTCCTTAAGAAACTTCGCCTTTACCGACGCGGCTGCAGTCGTGCCAGGAATCGTATTGTAAACTAGATACTTGATCGAATCCTTACGGTGTTCGTTGTTGGCGTCCTTGATCTGAGAGATAATCTCTTCCAGCAGTTCACCGCTATCGATTGGCTTTGGCTGCAAGTTTTGAGTTTTTCTTTCGGCAATTTCTTTTAGGTATTCAGTATAAAGGCTCATTGTCTTCCACAGTCTGTAAAACAGTTACAACACAGTTCGTCGCTAGTTAGCTCCGATAACCGCGCCCAGATTATCACTTTATAGACAAGTTATTAACGATATTTTTTTGGACTATTTGACAATGTCACTTCTACAATCAAGAAGCAAAACGGCCTACCAAAATTGCAGATACTGATTGGCTCCAAATGGCAGGCAGCGGAAGACATTGCTAGGCGGGACTAGTACAACTCACCAATTTGGCGCTTAAATTCCCATTCAAGCTCTTCAAAAGTGTAATCCTCAAGATCAATGTCCGTATTGTTTGCTTCGAAGAAGTCTGTGAGGGCATCAATTAGGTCGTTTTTACTCATTAAAACTCTCCTCCATTTAGACGCGTGACCAATAGCACATTCCGCCATTGGACCTCGATTTATGATAGTGATATTCATTATCATATCAACTAAGTTGACTTAGGCAAACCCAAAGTTTGGCAATGGAGTATAAAGCAGTTCGCATATCCAAGAAGATCATGGCTGGGCAGAATTTACAGGCCCAGCCTAGGAGGCTTTAGCGATTTAGTTCGGTGACTATATAGTCGCTAAAATCGAATACGAAGTTATCGAAGTTCAGCGGGAACTCCAAGGAGTGATGAACAGGAGTACCCCCTAATTCGCGACTGAGAGCTTCGCCGAAGCCATTGGCTTGAGCGAACGGCCCTAAATCTCCGCCGTAGTTAGCGACACTATAAGTAAAGTAAGTGTTCGCATACCGATCTTTCTTATCCAGCCAGAAATCTAGTAATCTGCCCGTATCGGATGAAAAGTTATCTGCGTAGACGCTTTCTTCATCAGAAATCAGAACGATAAACTTCTTTTTGTGTTCATCAGGGCTGGAAGATTTGGCTAGCATCTCTAAGGCAACCTCGATGGCATCGAGGCCGACTTCTGTGCCTCCATCTGCAATCACCGCGCTCATAAACTCAGTGAAGTCTTCGAGGCTAGATGTTGGATAGAGTCGATTTTCATCGACAAAAGCCTCGTAGCTTATGGCTCCTTGCCTTGAAGCACAGCCCCTTTCTTGCAATTCCGCAGCCAACTGTTGGGTCCAGAACTTTACGTTATCAATTTCTCCCTGCATTGAACCTGACCGATCCAGTACAAAGATGATATCTGCCGCTGCACTAGTCTCGTCACATAGCAAACCGGGGTCCAAAGTATCTTGCGAACGTTCCACATGTCCCCAGCAACTCCGAGCAAAGGCTCGCGCTTCCTCGTATAGGTATCGATAGTTCCCAACTCCACTACCTGCCTGTCCGAGAACCAAAGGCATAAATACAGCGTCTTTTTTACTGGCGGTAAGAGGAAATGTCTCCCAAATCATATCAAAAGCAGAGGTTCCGAAAGCCTTGCAAATCTCTGACTGCCTTAGTCGCCTAAAGCTCATGGCAAGATCAACAGGTTCTACCGACAATTCGTTTGATAGCAGACTGCGCTGGGCGTTAATGAGTCCAGTGAAGATTTCATTTCGTCTCGCTTGGTGATTGGGTATCGCCTCATTTCGGGAAGCAAACTGATCATAATATCGCGTGAATATCTCGATTCCGTGTCGCATCTCGCGGAAAGACTTGGGGGTTAAATCGCTCATGCCAGCAATGATCACACTTAACTGATCGAGAGCCCGTTTTCTCAAAACCTCTTGCTCACGCCATGGTCCACCATTTGAAACAAACGTGTTAGCAAATTCAGTGCTCATTAGAAGTGAAGGCTCATCAAGAGACTCCATGTAAGCCGTTAGCTCGGTCTTCTGCATCTGAGACCCGGCAGCCAAATTACTCATCCCTAAATTGAGCAGTTCACGATCGAAAGGTTTTATCTGTGACTCGTCAATAGAATCGAAAAGGCGCGGAATTAAAGTATGAGATCCTGATAGCTGGCAATTGTATATTTCTTTATCAGGTCCGTCCTTCCTAGGATCTAGCCCATACAAGGCTGCTAGGTCAGGAGTTAGACACTGCCTGTAGTCTCGTTGTTTCGTTCGAACTAAATCGTCAGCTACCTGACTGATTCTCTGGTACTCACAAGGAATTTCGTAGTTAATGAGCGATGAATCGGGCAGGGCATCCATCATAATCGCACCTAATCGCTCCTGCAAGCACCGGGCTTTATTAGGCCGGATAAATAGTTCACCAAGAATCAAACGATCGCCAATATAATCAAGTGCTTTCTTTTCCCTTTCAGATTGGGGTAACTCCATTTCATTGAGCTTGTCGACGAAAACATCCCAGTTGACCGCCTCAAAGTAAGAGCGTTTCGCAACCCGATACTCTTCGTGAGAGAAAACTCCTTGAGGATTCGTAAGACCCATAGCAGAGATCCAGGAAAGATTAATCAAAGTATGATCACTTAGGCCATTGCTTTCAACAAAACGATTTGCTGGCCCCGAGAAATAGGAAAGATCAAGATGGTATATATCATCAGAGTCGACGTTGATGAGCCAAGGCATAGGCTGGCCAACAACATTTAGCTTCGGCTTATATTGTGCTAAGGGTTTCCAGTATTGATCAGTGGGAATCGAGGATGTCTGAGCTTCGATCTTACTCATCAGATTATTTTCAAGACTTTCTACATCGGATGCCAGGTTAGTCTGGCTCAATACATCCAAAAGCCGGAGGATTGGCTGAAACGAATACTGATTGGGGCCTGTGAGCCATATCAAGCTTTCATTCTGCATCTGAGTTGTCACGGTTGTATTGAGAGCTTTCAATATTGCTCCCTTTTGCGACTTGCTCAGCTCAACAATCAAATCCACGATCATCTGCATGCGCTCTTCAGACCCCCGCTGAGACCTCTTCATCATCTCTCGTCTGAAGTTTACCCCGTTGAAAAGCTGCTCAAGAAACAGAGTTATGTCGTCGGGCCGGAAGCTATCATCAATCACCAAATGTCTTAGTAAGACAAGTTCAAGATTAAGTCGCTCTCCAAAGCGATTCTCGTATCGATTCTGCACGAGATTGAAAAGGACCGGGGTTAACTTTCGATACTGTAGCCTCGCCTGTTCGAGATCTAGGCCAGCATCAAGCAAAGACTCATAGAAAA contains:
- a CDS encoding YqaA family protein, yielding MARRHREVWLMAGMLTLGSVLGGIAAYGLAYSMFEPILEPILKYFELLKEFEGIKADLEDQCYWSLFLVGVTPVPFQLGTLSAGLIGMRLDGFIAVIAISRGIRYFGLAALVRVFGSRLEKILDRYETPLMIGFLLIFVGLIVYSLAS
- a CDS encoding CAP domain-containing protein produces the protein MKPYLTLTLLSLIVACGSNNGPSNDEAPDGTAPQADLVESKNCESVTCQAEAEVLRALNQKRTELGLAPLSWSEELSYGARVWSDQQASASQISHDGFPERRLHSIQSMYPDFEEFLSAENVAMTYSSSAEGLAIGQQFFQMWWNSKGHQQNMLGNHSSIGVGIVAKGNGYYGTQLFFY
- a CDS encoding Bax inhibitor-1/YccA family protein, with translation MRSGNPALKQDTFSVPYSQRSTDVMTLNGTVNKCFISGMILLIAAMFVWERFFGQAEPVPPMGYIWGGSIGGFIVALVTIFKKQWSPYTVPLYAGLEGLFLGGISAMFELRFPGIVVQAVGLTMMVFIALLMAYKSGLIKATENFKLGITAATGGIALFYLLQIILGFFGVTVPYIHESGAIGIGFSLFVVVIAALNLVMDFDFIEAGAESGAPKYMEWFGAFGLLVTLIWLYLEILRLLSKLQSRD
- a CDS encoding sterol desaturase family protein gives rise to the protein MDFLFNLDSLKVFGLFFLLGSQILDVYLSFRSHRIKISRGETLANYKVMALYLGARLLILDALAFFMWSGLNQWSPFGVLSMDSGLVWLAAFILVDFVYYWDHRCGHEVNAVWGFHSVHHSSSEFNLSVTGRLSFIEAVYRWIFLAPLALMGVPALMIVIIKIWSRIYQVWVHTNLDNDRLEWLSRIFVTPGLHRVHHGSNQQYLDTNYGAIFSIWDQMFGSYKVKDEPIVYGLVKPLESQKVMDINFHVLRELRDDLKKSPSLKASFSYLLSKPGTILVDCEQELDLPEVYESQDVELAEKQA
- a CDS encoding 7TM diverse intracellular signaling domain-containing protein — encoded protein: MPPIYRVMLSILAISYLFRTNWAVAQSHNVVKGVADLRSSDFSDGKVIPLSGQWEFYWQQLVPGVAVDDLSDIDSKDFIEVPGSWGRSDQRSTYGYGTYRIRVDLDKIQTLAIRWPTIYSSARIFIDDLKILDIGKVADKPDQHIMQLSERAISFQPENPSFYLTIQVTNYDMFLAGLAKATIEIGSPEVIFAKNEKITASTMFLIGCLFMMGIYHFCLFALRRKSKSAAYFGASCLLIAAYTLVARGRPIIVFLPHITSKEQIFLFNLWLLSIPSFLYFTNEIIPRSIPRRFIQSVAWFKGVYLASIFVLETKVFLNLSVIAQVVALISMIFIFKASIKGVFQRIEGARLFLMGLLVLLISTVNDMALARALIQSIPLGATGLFAFIFCQSFLLAKRFSNAFTRVSRSERKIRQLSGDLKSERDHVIQLNETLEQRVEEQTRDIRSFMTNLEMGIFAIQGDSLEIHGDISDHMKVLFDAESFEGVNICSLLFEQSHLDSNEQNLAKNVLVAAMGEDLLAFETNSHGLPYEVERQNKNGESQILELSWNPIVNDDDIVNKILVTVRDVTLIRSLEEEALTKEEDLQFIGELLNIDPAKFRRFIDDCYEFVSENRKLINSKSIQEKDMEALKVLFINMHTMKGAARSLYLKKMTQVFHETEQYYATLQTDANIEWSIDKMNSDLDEVVDIIRSYENLSKNKLGRDFDGEPHIEFSESEVEKMLHLMTRFENEEPISLGNDHLSLHKTIFERLYLRRQQVIAESCQVLPALAKDLGKNNPRLMIEDNEIYMNSVGEDILRKVFVHILRNSMDHGIEPPDVRSAIGKDPVGNISIRMTWETSKVTISYRDDGAGLDLQKISKMAIHRGVLSEDNAGTPYQVAQCIFNAGFSTAKQVNDISGRGVGMGAIKKFIEDAEGTIEISLDQPIAGRQNRSFAFLIELPQNLFARYKDFKGQQNVA
- a CDS encoding DUF1993 family protein, whose amino-acid sequence is MTLSMYQASVPPVIHGFANLINILNKGQEYADAKGIDPSVLLGSRLYPNMFPLLRQVQIGTDIPRRGIARLAGVEPSKREDNETSFQDLIDRVNDAKSYISDFTPDQIDGSEARVIEVPLRKETMTFQGQSFLLSFLLPNFYFHITTAYNILRHNGVELGKGDFLGALK